The Watersipora subatra chromosome 1, tzWatSuba1.1, whole genome shotgun sequence genome has a window encoding:
- the LOC137409060 gene encoding deubiquitinase OTUD6B-like, which translates to MELEASQKMERRELQAQIQQIKRAVPKGDKRRMKEAKEEIARLEADLDQRHRVQSDQQPIVDTCEQLMAEIELSQPHTPSDSQSNKKSKAAKRREKKEREEKDRAIRIAQAAKESLNGARQTEQTLINSKLSHRNLDLYDIPSDGDCLYKATSHQMSLKTKEPALAVSEMRRKVANEMRSNMSEYLPFLTTADGDSLDEEGFLSYCNRLENTHEWGGHVEIKAISALLGYPVLIIQADQDITIENDSNSGDPLTIVYHKRLYELGEHYNSVIPRTSSES; encoded by the exons ATGGAGCTTGAAGCTAGTCAAAAGATGGAACGGCGCGAACTGCAAG CGCAAATTCAACAAATCAAGCGGGCAGTTCCCAAGGGAGACAAGCGACGCATGAAGGAGGCTAAGGAGGAGATAGCACGTCTTGAAGCGGACCTGGATCAGCGACATCGGGTGCAATCAGAT CAGCAGCCAATTGTGGATACTTGTGAACAACTGATGGCTGAGATAGAACTCTCTCAACCCCATACTCCTTCAGACAGTCAGTCTAACAAAAAATCTAAAGCTGCCAAACGTAGA GAGAAGAAAGAACGAGAGGAAAAGGACCGCGCCATAAGAATTGCTCAAGCTGCGAAGGAGTCGCTTAATGGTGCTCGGCAGACTGAGCAgacattaataaatagtaaactcTCTCATCGCAACCTTGACCTTTATGAT ATACCCTCTGATGGGGACTGCCTATACAAGGCGACATCGCATCAGATGTCGCTGAAGACCAAAGAG CCAGCATTAGCGGTGTCAGAGATGAGGAGGAAGGTGGCCAATGAAATGCGCTCAAATATGTCAGAGTATCTGCCATTTTTAACTACTGCAGACGGTGATTCATTAGATGAGGAGGGTTTCCTCAGCTACTGTAATAGGCTGGAAAATACTCATGAGTGGGGTGGCCATGTTGAG ATCAAAGCCATCTCAGCCTTGCTTGGCTACCCAGTGCTCATCATACAGGCTGACCAAGATATTACTATCGAGAATGACAGCAATTCTGGAGATCCGCTCACTATTGT GTACCACAAGAGGTTGTATGAGCTTGGGGAACACTACAACTCCGTAATACCCCGTACCAGCTCTGAATCATGA
- the LOC137399170 gene encoding small ribosomal subunit protein uS19-like: MADASAAEELRKKRRFKKFTYRGVDLDQLLDMTNEQLVDMYCARLRRRYNRGLKRKHLSLLKRLRKAKKECPALEKPECVKTHLRNMIIFPEMIGSIVGIYQGKTFNQVEIKPEMIGHYLGEFSITYKPVKHGRPGIGATHSSRFIPLK; this comes from the exons ATG GCTGATGCTAGTGCTGCAGAAGAACTTAGAAAGAAGCGTCGCTTCAAAAAGTTCACATATCGTGGTGTCGATCTCGACCAGCTGTTGGATATGACTAATGAACAACTTGTTGACATGTATTGCGCTCGACTTAGACGCAGATACAACCGAGGACTTAAAAGGAAACATCTTAGTTTGCTGAAACGTCTTAGAAAAGCAAAAAAAGAATGCCCTGCTTTAGAGAAGCCCGAG TGCGTGAAGACTCACCTTCGGAACATGATCATTTTTCCCGAAATGATTGGTAGCATAGTTGGAATATATCAGGGCAAAACCTTTAACCAAGTTGAAATCAAG ccTGAGATGATAGGACACTATTTGGGAGAGTTCAGCATTACATATAAACCTGTCAAGCACGGACGACCCGGTATTGGTGCCACACACAGCTCCAGATTTATTCCGTTGAAGTAG